A DNA window from Agrobacterium vaccinii contains the following coding sequences:
- a CDS encoding FAD-binding oxidoreductase has protein sequence MASDFLESLKAELGSDVAFGSEIPARFHTDWSGMTPVVPLALVRPRTTEQVSQTLKLCNQYKIPVTPQGGLTGLAGGARPIEGGVALSLDRMNAIEEIDTVMATMTVQAGVPLGVAQKAAEHAGLFLGLDLGARDSCVIGGNLATNAGGNRVIRFGMAREHVLGLEVVLPDGTIVTSLNKMLKNNAGYDLKHMFIGSEGTLGIITRAVLRLQAKPADLASAFCGCPDFSSMLELLKSARQRLGSALTSFEVMWPSFYDFMTGNLPHLRRAFTHPHGIYVLIEAAGHDADDNRASLEELLGEALEAGSVSDAILPSSEREAQSLWAVRESVSEYGKLMGPMTAFDVGVPTSAAGELVDEIEAAVKHRWPDAIGLSYGHIGDSNLHFVCNIPSAGQQQPHKEITELVFNFVATRGGTISAEHGIGLLKKPYLNLSRTPEELAMMATIKRAVDPNNIMNPGKVFDCPPL, from the coding sequence ATGGCGAGTGATTTTCTGGAAAGCCTGAAAGCCGAACTCGGCTCCGATGTGGCGTTTGGTTCGGAGATTCCGGCCCGGTTTCACACGGATTGGTCCGGCATGACCCCAGTCGTACCATTGGCGTTGGTTCGGCCAAGAACCACAGAACAGGTGTCGCAGACGCTCAAACTCTGCAATCAGTACAAGATCCCCGTCACGCCGCAAGGTGGCCTGACGGGTCTTGCAGGTGGTGCGCGACCCATCGAAGGCGGCGTGGCATTGTCGCTCGACCGGATGAATGCGATCGAAGAGATTGATACGGTCATGGCAACCATGACCGTCCAGGCCGGGGTACCACTGGGTGTCGCACAGAAAGCTGCCGAACATGCTGGCCTTTTTCTCGGCCTTGATCTCGGCGCCCGCGATAGCTGCGTCATCGGCGGCAACCTTGCGACCAATGCCGGAGGCAACCGCGTCATTCGCTTCGGCATGGCGCGGGAGCATGTGCTTGGGTTGGAGGTCGTTCTGCCGGATGGCACCATCGTCACGTCGCTCAACAAGATGTTGAAAAACAATGCGGGCTATGATCTCAAGCACATGTTCATCGGCTCGGAAGGAACACTCGGCATCATCACCCGTGCCGTCCTGCGGCTTCAGGCAAAGCCAGCCGATCTGGCGAGCGCCTTTTGCGGCTGCCCGGATTTTTCCTCGATGCTTGAATTGCTGAAGAGCGCACGCCAGCGTCTGGGGTCTGCGCTGACCTCGTTCGAAGTCATGTGGCCAAGCTTTTACGATTTCATGACCGGAAACCTGCCGCATCTGCGCCGCGCCTTTACTCATCCGCACGGCATCTATGTACTGATCGAAGCGGCGGGTCACGATGCCGATGATAATCGCGCGTCTCTCGAGGAACTGCTTGGCGAAGCACTTGAAGCGGGCTCCGTGTCCGACGCCATCCTGCCATCGTCAGAGCGAGAGGCTCAGTCTCTCTGGGCCGTGCGCGAAAGCGTGTCGGAATATGGCAAGCTGATGGGTCCGATGACAGCCTTCGATGTCGGCGTGCCAACCAGTGCCGCAGGCGAACTCGTGGATGAAATCGAAGCCGCTGTAAAGCACCGCTGGCCGGATGCAATCGGTCTGAGCTACGGCCATATCGGCGACAGCAACCTGCATTTCGTCTGCAACATTCCCTCTGCCGGGCAGCAACAGCCACACAAGGAGATTACCGAACTGGTCTTCAATTTCGTTGCGACCAGAGGCGGCACCATCTCTGCGGAACACGGCATCGGCCTATTGAAGAAGCCGTATCTGAACCTTTCCCGTACGCCGGAAGAACTGGCTATGATGGCAACGATCAAGCGTGCGGTCGACCCCAACAACATCATGAACCCGGGCAAAGTGTTCGACTGTCCTCCTCTCTGA
- a CDS encoding bifunctional salicylyl-CoA 5-hydroxylase/oxidoreductase, protein MRIVCVGGGPAGLYFALLMKKLHPEHQVTVVERNRPYDTFGWGVVFSDQTMASMQVWDKDSADEIQQAFNHWDDIEVLFKGTRQRTTGHGFVGIGRKKLLNILQVRCEALGVELVFETEVQSDLDYPDADLLIVSDGLNSKIRNKYQEIFEPDLVVRPNRYIWLGTNKLFDAFTFDFRKTDHGWFQAHIYKFDENTSTFIIETTEEAYQAHGLGEMDQQQSIDFCQDLFAETLEGSELMTNARHMRGSAWLNFTRLICGKWSHFNGNSHVVLMGDAAHTAHFAIGSGTKLAIDDAIELANQFNKAGHGKDSIPDVLKTYEDIRRVDVARIQNAARNAMEWFEVVGQRYADTLPPEQFMYSMLTRSQRISHENLRLRDKEWLEGYEHWFAQQSGLQVKDNERCLPPMFTPYTLRGTTLANRIVVSPMAMYSATDGLIDDFHMVHLGARAMGGAGLVFAEMTCVSPDARITPGCLGLWNDEQIAGWKRFVDFAHANSAAKVGIQLGHAGRKGATKLAWEGIDQPLETGAWPLFSASAIPYLKHSVVPKAMDRADMDRVKADFVAATKRAAETGADWLELHCAHGYLLSSFLSPLTNLREDEYGGSHENMARYPLEVFAAVRAAWPEDKPISVRLSCHDWAEGGNTPEDAAIYAQMFKDAGADLIDCSSGQVSKEEKPVYGRLFQTPFSDKIRNEIGIPTIAVGAISEADHANSIISAGRADLCAVARPHLADPSWALHEAAKIGLKSVAWPKQYMSAKAQYEANLDRAAAAK, encoded by the coding sequence ATGCGTATCGTCTGTGTTGGTGGAGGTCCTGCGGGACTGTATTTCGCACTGTTGATGAAGAAGTTGCATCCCGAGCATCAGGTGACGGTGGTGGAGCGCAACCGTCCCTATGACACCTTCGGATGGGGCGTTGTGTTTTCCGATCAGACCATGGCGTCGATGCAGGTCTGGGACAAGGACAGTGCCGACGAAATCCAGCAGGCGTTCAACCACTGGGACGATATCGAGGTCCTGTTCAAGGGCACCCGCCAGCGCACCACCGGCCACGGTTTCGTCGGCATCGGTCGCAAGAAACTGCTCAACATTCTTCAGGTACGTTGCGAAGCGTTGGGTGTCGAGCTTGTGTTCGAGACCGAAGTTCAAAGCGATCTGGATTATCCTGACGCCGATCTCCTGATCGTGTCGGATGGTCTCAACTCCAAAATCCGCAACAAGTATCAAGAGATTTTCGAGCCCGATCTGGTGGTGCGGCCAAACCGTTACATCTGGCTTGGCACCAACAAGCTGTTCGACGCCTTCACCTTCGATTTCCGTAAGACGGATCACGGCTGGTTCCAGGCGCATATCTACAAGTTCGATGAGAACACATCGACCTTCATCATCGAAACGACGGAAGAGGCCTATCAGGCCCACGGCCTCGGTGAGATGGACCAGCAGCAATCGATCGACTTCTGCCAGGACCTGTTTGCCGAGACGCTCGAGGGTTCCGAGTTGATGACCAATGCGCGCCACATGCGTGGCAGCGCCTGGCTGAACTTTACCCGGTTGATCTGCGGCAAGTGGAGCCATTTCAACGGCAACTCCCACGTGGTGCTGATGGGTGATGCCGCCCACACCGCCCATTTTGCCATCGGCTCCGGCACCAAGCTTGCCATCGATGACGCTATCGAGCTGGCCAACCAGTTCAACAAGGCCGGTCACGGCAAGGACAGCATTCCCGACGTTCTGAAAACCTATGAGGACATCCGCCGCGTCGATGTCGCCCGTATCCAGAATGCGGCGCGCAATGCCATGGAATGGTTCGAAGTGGTGGGCCAGCGTTATGCCGATACGCTTCCGCCCGAACAGTTCATGTATTCGATGCTGACCCGCTCGCAGCGTATTAGCCATGAAAATCTGCGCCTGCGCGACAAGGAGTGGCTGGAAGGCTATGAGCACTGGTTTGCCCAGCAATCCGGCCTTCAGGTAAAGGACAATGAGCGCTGCCTGCCGCCGATGTTCACGCCCTACACGCTGCGCGGCACCACGCTTGCCAACCGCATCGTCGTGTCGCCGATGGCGATGTACTCGGCGACCGATGGTTTGATAGACGACTTCCATATGGTGCATCTGGGCGCACGCGCCATGGGTGGCGCCGGTCTCGTCTTTGCCGAAATGACCTGCGTATCGCCCGATGCCCGCATTACCCCCGGTTGCCTGGGGCTGTGGAACGACGAGCAGATTGCCGGTTGGAAACGGTTCGTGGATTTTGCACATGCCAACAGCGCCGCCAAGGTCGGCATTCAGCTCGGCCATGCCGGGCGCAAGGGTGCGACGAAACTGGCCTGGGAAGGCATCGACCAGCCGCTGGAAACCGGCGCATGGCCGCTGTTTTCGGCGTCAGCCATACCCTATCTGAAACACAGTGTCGTTCCCAAGGCGATGGACCGGGCCGATATGGACCGCGTCAAGGCCGACTTCGTGGCCGCAACCAAGCGCGCGGCTGAAACCGGCGCGGACTGGCTGGAACTGCACTGCGCCCACGGCTATCTGTTGTCCAGCTTCCTGTCGCCGCTCACCAATCTGCGTGAAGATGAATATGGTGGCAGCCATGAGAATATGGCGCGCTATCCGCTGGAGGTGTTTGCCGCCGTGCGTGCAGCCTGGCCCGAGGACAAGCCAATTTCGGTTCGCCTCTCCTGCCATGACTGGGCCGAGGGCGGCAACACGCCTGAGGATGCGGCCATCTATGCCCAGATGTTCAAGGATGCGGGTGCGGACCTGATCGACTGCTCGTCCGGTCAGGTATCGAAAGAAGAAAAGCCGGTTTATGGCCGCCTCTTCCAGACGCCGTTCTCGGACAAGATACGCAACGAAATCGGCATCCCGACCATCGCCGTCGGTGCGATCTCGGAGGCCGACCACGCCAACTCCATCATCTCGGCAGGTCGTGCGGATCTCTGCGCCGTTGCCCGTCCGCATCTTGCCGATCCATCCTGGGCTCTGCACGAAGCCGCCAAGATCGGCCTGAAATCCGTGGCATGGCCGAAGCAATACATGTCTGCGAAAGCGCAATACGAAGCCAATCTCGACCGCGCAGCGGCGGCAAAGTGA
- a CDS encoding SDR family NAD(P)-dependent oxidoreductase, whose amino-acid sequence MVTQTLAGRHALVTGAGSGIGAAIAMTLAKAGAKVTLAGRRRQPLEDVAAAIGGDCLVLDGFDVTQPDAIAKGMETARATFGPVSILVNNAGEAPSASFEKTTLDMWSHVLSVDLTGVFNVTQATLADLKTHGAGARIINVASTAGLTGYAYVSAYCAAKHGVIGMTRALALELAKKGVTVNAVCPGFTDTPIIQHSLETIMEKTGRSRDHALAEFTKSNPQGRLIQPQEVADTVLWLASPGAGSITGQAIAVAGGEIMVG is encoded by the coding sequence ATGGTAACGCAGACCCTTGCAGGCCGCCATGCGCTGGTGACAGGAGCCGGAAGCGGCATCGGTGCGGCGATTGCCATGACGCTGGCCAAGGCTGGAGCGAAGGTCACGCTGGCCGGTCGCCGTCGTCAGCCGCTGGAGGATGTGGCCGCTGCCATTGGCGGCGACTGCCTTGTTCTTGATGGTTTCGATGTCACCCAGCCGGACGCGATTGCCAAGGGCATGGAGACGGCGCGAGCAACATTCGGGCCGGTCTCTATTCTCGTCAACAATGCCGGTGAAGCGCCGAGTGCCTCGTTCGAGAAGACCACACTCGACATGTGGAGCCATGTTCTGTCAGTCGATCTCACCGGGGTTTTCAACGTCACGCAGGCAACGCTTGCCGATCTGAAGACGCACGGCGCGGGCGCGCGCATCATCAACGTCGCCTCGACAGCAGGTTTGACGGGTTATGCCTACGTATCCGCCTATTGCGCTGCAAAGCATGGCGTTATCGGCATGACGCGGGCGCTTGCGCTGGAACTGGCCAAAAAGGGCGTGACCGTCAATGCCGTCTGCCCTGGTTTTACCGATACGCCGATCATTCAGCACTCGCTGGAGACCATCATGGAAAAGACCGGTCGCAGCCGCGATCACGCCTTGGCCGAGTTCACCAAGTCAAACCCTCAGGGACGCCTGATCCAGCCGCAGGAAGTGGCCGACACCGTGCTGTGGCTTGCCTCACCGGGGGCTGGCTCCATCACGGGCCAAGCCATCGCGGTTGCCGGCGGCGAAATCATGGTTGGTTGA
- a CDS encoding acyl-CoA thioesterase — MPFTHSKPMRFGDCDLTGIAYHPAYLSMLVDVNEAMFASFGVTWKEIMFERKLGLPTVTMNLEFKKPAVYGDVLDFAVHVRSIGRASLDLETIVTVRGDIIWTVRQRIVMTSLTDHKSHPWPDDIRAGLTRYLEPKHDA; from the coding sequence ATGCCTTTTACCCACTCCAAGCCGATGCGTTTTGGCGATTGCGACCTCACCGGCATCGCCTACCATCCGGCCTATCTGTCCATGCTGGTCGATGTCAACGAGGCGATGTTCGCTTCCTTTGGCGTGACCTGGAAAGAGATCATGTTCGAGCGCAAGCTGGGCTTGCCGACCGTGACCATGAACCTCGAATTCAAAAAGCCCGCCGTCTACGGCGATGTGCTGGATTTTGCCGTCCACGTGCGTTCCATCGGTCGCGCCTCGCTCGATCTGGAAACCATCGTCACGGTACGCGGTGACATCATCTGGACGGTGCGTCAGCGCATCGTGATGACCTCATTGACCGACCATAAATCCCATCCCTGGCCCGACGACATTCGCGCAGGCCTGACACGTTATCTGGAGCCAAAACATGATGCATGA
- a CDS encoding RidA family protein, with the protein MHEIIQPDGWAKPIGYSNGISARGRIVQVGGQIGWDAHCQFHSDDFVDQVRQTLLNIVSVLEAANAKPEHLIQMTWYFTDREAYKSRMREIGAVYREIIGRHFPPMAAVQVVALMEDRAKIEIQSLAVVPD; encoded by the coding sequence ATGCATGAAATCATCCAACCGGACGGTTGGGCAAAGCCCATCGGCTATTCCAACGGTATCAGCGCCCGTGGCCGCATCGTTCAGGTCGGCGGACAGATTGGCTGGGATGCGCATTGCCAGTTCCATTCCGATGACTTTGTCGATCAGGTTCGCCAGACGCTTTTGAACATCGTCAGCGTGCTGGAGGCTGCCAATGCCAAGCCTGAGCATCTCATTCAGATGACGTGGTACTTCACCGATCGCGAAGCCTACAAATCCCGCATGCGGGAAATCGGTGCCGTCTACCGTGAGATCATTGGCCGTCACTTTCCGCCCATGGCTGCCGTGCAAGTCGTGGCGCTAATGGAAGATCGCGCCAAGATCGAGATTCAGTCGCTCGCCGTCGTGCCGGACTGA
- a CDS encoding cupin domain-containing protein has product MTSKVMPVITRKGQEDTGTGQSGGCVRISGVSPQHTPATKIWFGKVSNDPGYRSYPHHHGEAETGGYVLKGKARIYFGENWQEFLDMEEGDFIFVPPNWPHIEVNMSTTEELVWLTTRTPDNIVVNLPDVDDSVLVGFRRAE; this is encoded by the coding sequence ATGACCAGCAAAGTCATGCCCGTGATTACCCGCAAGGGACAGGAAGATACCGGCACCGGCCAGTCCGGCGGTTGCGTGCGCATATCTGGCGTCAGCCCGCAGCACACGCCCGCCACCAAAATCTGGTTCGGCAAGGTCTCCAACGACCCCGGCTACCGCTCCTATCCGCACCACCACGGTGAAGCCGAGACAGGTGGTTACGTGCTGAAGGGCAAGGCCCGCATCTATTTCGGCGAGAACTGGCAAGAATTTCTCGACATGGAAGAAGGCGACTTCATCTTCGTACCGCCGAACTGGCCACATATCGAAGTCAACATGTCCACGACGGAAGAACTGGTCTGGCTAACGACCCGCACGCCCGACAACATCGTCGTCAATCTGCCCGACGTTGATGACAGCGTATTGGTTGGCTTCAGGAGAGCAGAATGA
- a CDS encoding fumarylacetoacetate hydrolase family protein translates to MKLLRLGALGAEKPALLADDGTLRDLSGIVSDIAGEALDDEALNRIRTIDPASLPVVSADRVGACVGNVGKFICVGLNYADHAKETGKEPPPEPILFMKATTAVVGPNDDVEIPRTSAKTDWEVELGVVIGKRAKYVTEADALSHVAGYCVVNDVSERAFQSERGGQWTKGKSHDTFGPIGPWLVTRDEVADPQNLSLWLDVDGQRRQTGNTSTMIFGVAHLVSYISQFMTLMPGDVIATGTPPGVGMGIKPTPVFLQPGQVMTLGIEGLGEQRQTTIAARV, encoded by the coding sequence ATGAAACTGTTGAGACTAGGCGCGCTTGGTGCTGAAAAGCCCGCACTTCTGGCTGATGATGGCACATTGCGCGATCTCTCCGGCATCGTCTCCGACATCGCAGGCGAAGCTCTTGATGATGAGGCTCTAAACCGAATCCGCACCATTGATCCGGCAAGCCTGCCAGTCGTGTCCGCCGATCGCGTCGGTGCCTGCGTCGGCAATGTCGGCAAGTTCATTTGCGTCGGACTGAACTATGCCGACCATGCCAAGGAGACCGGCAAGGAGCCGCCTCCCGAGCCGATCCTGTTCATGAAGGCAACAACAGCGGTCGTCGGTCCCAATGACGATGTCGAAATACCCCGCACCTCCGCCAAGACCGACTGGGAGGTCGAGCTCGGCGTGGTCATCGGCAAACGCGCCAAATATGTCACCGAAGCCGATGCGTTGTCGCATGTCGCCGGTTATTGCGTGGTCAACGACGTGTCCGAGCGCGCCTTCCAGTCGGAACGAGGCGGGCAGTGGACCAAGGGCAAGAGCCACGACACCTTCGGCCCCATCGGCCCATGGCTGGTGACCCGTGACGAGGTTGCGGACCCGCAGAACCTGTCGCTCTGGCTCGATGTCGACGGCCAGCGTCGTCAGACAGGCAACACATCCACCATGATCTTCGGCGTTGCCCATCTCGTCAGCTATATCAGCCAGTTCATGACGCTGATGCCGGGCGACGTCATCGCCACCGGCACACCGCCGGGCGTCGGCATGGGCATCAAGCCAACGCCGGTCTTCCTTCAGCCCGGTCAGGTCATGACGCTCGGTATCGAAGGCCTGGGCGAACAGCGCCAGACCACCATCGCAGCGAGGGTATGA
- a CDS encoding SDR family NAD(P)-dependent oxidoreductase — protein sequence MSDLKGRLAIVTGGARGQGEAEARLFASKGAAVIIADVLDEEGRALAQALQDDGLEARFIHLDVTDPESWAGVIALATEWKGRIDILVNNAGIINRSTVATTGLEAWERVLKVNLTGAFLGIQAVTDRMAEGGGGSIINISSNSGFSGHYDPAYTASKWGLRGLTRSAAMELVSKNIRVNAVCPGLVVTGLNASSPHLKPMIEMTPMKRSGKPEEIAELVLFLASDASSFMTGEDFVIDGGFTAGAAYRRVAAQTNIFPD from the coding sequence ATGAGCGATCTCAAGGGCCGTCTGGCCATCGTCACCGGCGGTGCGCGCGGACAGGGCGAAGCCGAAGCGCGGCTGTTTGCCTCCAAAGGTGCAGCCGTCATCATCGCCGATGTGCTTGACGAGGAAGGTCGCGCCCTGGCGCAGGCCTTGCAGGATGACGGGTTGGAAGCGCGTTTCATCCATCTCGATGTCACCGATCCCGAAAGCTGGGCTGGCGTCATCGCACTTGCCACCGAATGGAAGGGCCGCATCGATATTCTCGTCAACAATGCCGGCATCATCAATCGCTCGACGGTCGCGACGACAGGTCTGGAAGCATGGGAACGGGTGCTGAAGGTCAACCTGACCGGCGCCTTTCTCGGCATACAAGCGGTCACCGACCGCATGGCGGAAGGTGGCGGCGGTTCCATCATCAACATCTCATCCAATAGCGGCTTTTCCGGCCACTACGACCCTGCCTATACCGCCAGCAAATGGGGTCTGCGCGGCCTGACCCGCAGTGCGGCCATGGAGCTTGTCTCGAAAAACATCCGCGTCAACGCCGTCTGCCCTGGCCTCGTGGTCACCGGCCTCAACGCCAGCAGCCCGCATCTAAAGCCGATGATCGAGATGACGCCGATGAAGCGCAGCGGAAAGCCGGAAGAGATTGCCGAACTCGTGCTGTTTCTGGCGTCCGACGCATCCAGCTTCATGACCGGCGAAGACTTCGTCATCGATGGCGGCTTTACCGCAGGCGCTGCTTATCGGCGCGTCGCAGCCCAGACGAATATTTTCCCGGATTGA
- a CDS encoding MarR family winged helix-turn-helix transcriptional regulator: MSAIDLEIIISDTQEGKKQELRLWLRLLSTTKLISQEIRRRLRREFGTTLPQFDLLSQLYREPEGLRLGELSKRTMVTNGNITGLVERLETDGFVLRQRPADDRRVVVACLTEKGRTTFEAMAEAHGTWLEDMMGDVDPIVISGLLTHVGQVKQSARNHLSADDKDDI, from the coding sequence ATGTCGGCAATCGACCTCGAAATCATCATCAGTGATACGCAGGAAGGCAAGAAACAGGAACTTCGCCTATGGTTGCGCCTGCTTTCGACGACGAAGTTGATTTCGCAGGAGATACGGCGCCGCCTGCGTCGCGAATTCGGGACGACTCTCCCGCAATTCGACCTGCTATCCCAGCTTTACCGCGAACCTGAAGGTTTGCGACTGGGCGAACTTTCAAAGCGCACCATGGTGACCAATGGCAATATCACCGGACTGGTGGAGCGGCTGGAGACGGATGGCTTCGTCCTTCGTCAGCGCCCAGCGGATGACCGGCGGGTTGTCGTGGCATGCCTGACCGAGAAAGGCCGCACGACCTTCGAAGCAATGGCTGAGGCACATGGCACATGGCTTGAAGATATGATGGGAGATGTCGATCCGATTGTAATTTCCGGCCTTCTCACCCATGTCGGACAAGTCAAGCAATCCGCGCGCAATCACCTGTCTGCCGATGATAAGGACGACATCTGA
- a CDS encoding benzoate-CoA ligase family protein, protein MLGPSGHQDTFARDNLPPFEEWPDIKLDGFQYPDWMNAGVELTDRMVERGFGDRTALIGNGRRRTYKELSDWTNRIARALTEDYGLKPGNRVLIRSANNPAMVACWLAATKAGAVVVNTMPMLRAGELTKIIDKAEITVALCDTRLMDELVMAAKDSDYLTQVIGFDGTANHDAELDRAALNKPVQFEAAQTGRDDVALLGFTSGSTGVPKATMHFHRDILIIADAYAREVLDVKEDDIFVGSPPLAFTFGLGGLAVFPLRFGASAALLESATPPNMIEIIETYKATICFTAPTAYRAMLAAMDEGADLSSLRLAISAGETLPAPVFEEWVRKTGKPILDGIGGTEMLHIFISNRPDDFKPGCTGKPLTGYKALVVDADMKEVPRGTPGHLVVKGPIGCRYLADDRQRKFVRDGWNLPGDTFVQDEDGYFHFSARSDDMIVSAGYNIAGPEVEAALLKHEAVRECAVIGAADDIRGTIVEAHIVLAPGFDACDAMAKLLQNHVKAVIAPYKYPRSVVFTDMLPKTESGKIQRFRLKQREAV, encoded by the coding sequence ATGCTGGGACCGTCAGGCCATCAGGATACCTTTGCCCGCGATAACCTCCCGCCCTTCGAAGAATGGCCGGACATCAAGCTCGATGGGTTCCAATATCCCGACTGGATGAATGCAGGCGTCGAGCTGACCGACCGCATGGTCGAACGCGGCTTCGGCGACCGCACCGCCCTCATCGGCAATGGCCGACGTCGCACCTACAAAGAGCTTTCCGACTGGACGAACCGCATCGCACGTGCGCTCACGGAAGATTACGGCCTCAAGCCGGGCAACCGCGTTCTCATCCGTTCAGCCAACAACCCCGCCATGGTCGCCTGCTGGCTGGCTGCGACGAAGGCAGGCGCGGTCGTGGTCAACACCATGCCCATGCTGCGCGCCGGTGAGCTGACGAAAATCATCGACAAGGCGGAAATCACCGTCGCGCTGTGCGACACACGCCTGATGGATGAGCTGGTGATGGCCGCAAAGGATAGCGACTATCTCACCCAGGTAATCGGCTTCGACGGCACCGCCAACCACGATGCCGAGCTGGACAGAGCAGCGCTCAACAAGCCGGTTCAGTTCGAAGCGGCACAAACCGGCCGTGATGACGTCGCCCTGCTCGGCTTCACATCGGGCTCAACCGGTGTACCCAAAGCGACGATGCATTTTCACCGCGACATCCTCATCATCGCCGATGCCTATGCCCGCGAAGTGCTCGATGTCAAAGAAGACGACATCTTCGTCGGCTCACCGCCCCTCGCCTTCACCTTCGGCCTCGGCGGTCTGGCGGTCTTCCCCCTGCGCTTCGGCGCGAGTGCAGCGCTTCTCGAAAGCGCGACACCGCCGAACATGATCGAGATCATCGAGACCTACAAGGCCACCATCTGCTTCACGGCGCCCACTGCATATCGTGCCATGCTGGCAGCGATGGACGAAGGTGCCGACCTGTCGTCGCTGCGACTTGCGATTTCCGCTGGCGAAACGCTACCGGCGCCTGTCTTCGAGGAATGGGTGAGAAAGACCGGCAAGCCCATTCTGGACGGCATCGGCGGTACGGAAATGCTGCATATCTTCATTTCCAACCGCCCGGATGATTTCAAGCCCGGCTGCACCGGCAAGCCGCTGACCGGCTATAAGGCCTTGGTGGTGGATGCCGACATGAAGGAAGTGCCGCGCGGTACGCCCGGACATCTGGTCGTCAAGGGGCCCATCGGCTGCCGCTACCTTGCCGATGATCGTCAGCGCAAATTCGTCCGCGATGGCTGGAACCTGCCCGGCGATACCTTCGTGCAGGATGAAGATGGCTATTTCCACTTTTCCGCTCGCTCCGACGACATGATCGTGTCCGCTGGCTACAATATTGCCGGGCCCGAAGTCGAGGCAGCACTTTTGAAGCATGAGGCTGTCAGAGAATGCGCCGTGATCGGTGCAGCTGACGATATTCGTGGGACGATCGTCGAAGCGCATATCGTACTGGCGCCCGGCTTTGACGCCTGTGATGCGATGGCCAAGCTGTTGCAAAATCACGTCAAGGCGGTCATCGCGCCCTACAAATATCCGCGCTCGGTCGTCTTCACCGATATGCTTCCAAAGACCGAATCCGGCAAGATCCAGCGGTTCAGACTGAAACAGCGCGAGGCAGTATAA
- a CDS encoding ABC transporter substrate-binding protein — protein MKTILATTTLALSLCVSSLAMAEPLKIGMITTLSGGGAGLGVDTRDGFMLAIKQSGNKDITVITEDDAQKPELAVQIADKMIQSDNVDVLTGIVWSNLLMAVVPGAVAQGKFYVSTNAAPAALAGQGCNKLYFNAAYQNDNLHEAMGEYANKGFKKMFILAPNYPAGKDSLAGFKRYYKGEVVSEVYTKVGQTDYAAEIAQMRASGADGIFTFLPGGMGIAFMKQFAQSGVKVPVMGPGFSFSQDVLPAIGDAALGVKASGQWAPDFDTDVSKKFVADFQKEYNRLPSIYAVQAYDAAQLIVSAAAKADVKNADAFRAELLKADFKSPRGNFKFNTNQHPIQDIYITEVVKKDGVLTNKTVEKIFAEHGDAYAKDCKI, from the coding sequence ATGAAGACAATACTTGCCACGACGACACTGGCGCTCAGCCTTTGCGTATCCAGCCTTGCCATGGCCGAACCGCTGAAGATCGGCATGATCACCACCCTTTCCGGTGGCGGTGCGGGCCTTGGCGTCGATACGCGTGACGGCTTCATGCTGGCCATCAAGCAATCTGGCAACAAGGACATCACAGTCATCACCGAAGACGATGCCCAAAAGCCGGAACTGGCGGTTCAGATTGCCGACAAGATGATCCAGAGCGACAATGTCGACGTGCTGACCGGCATCGTCTGGTCCAACCTGTTGATGGCCGTCGTTCCGGGCGCTGTCGCACAGGGCAAGTTCTATGTTTCGACTAATGCGGCACCGGCGGCCTTGGCCGGTCAGGGCTGCAACAAGCTTTATTTCAACGCGGCATATCAGAACGACAATCTTCATGAAGCCATGGGCGAATACGCCAATAAGGGTTTCAAGAAGATGTTCATTCTCGCGCCGAACTATCCGGCTGGTAAGGATTCGCTTGCCGGTTTCAAGCGCTACTACAAGGGTGAGGTCGTTTCCGAGGTCTATACCAAGGTAGGACAGACGGATTACGCTGCCGAAATTGCCCAGATGCGCGCATCGGGTGCCGATGGCATCTTCACCTTCCTTCCCGGCGGCATGGGCATTGCTTTCATGAAGCAGTTCGCGCAATCGGGCGTCAAGGTTCCCGTCATGGGTCCGGGCTTCTCCTTCAGCCAGGATGTTCTGCCCGCCATCGGCGATGCCGCACTCGGCGTCAAGGCGTCTGGCCAGTGGGCACCGGATTTCGATACGGATGTGAGCAAGAAATTCGTTGCCGACTTCCAGAAGGAATATAACCGCCTGCCATCGATCTATGCCGTGCAGGCCTATGATGCGGCGCAATTGATCGTATCAGCCGCTGCCAAGGCCGACGTCAAGAATGCAGATGCCTTCCGCGCCGAACTGCTGAAGGCCGATTTCAAGTCGCCGCGCGGAAACTTCAAGTTCAACACCAACCAGCATCCGATTCAGGATATCTACATCACGGAAGTGGTGAAGAAGGATGGCGTGCTGACCAACAAGACGGTCGAGAAGATTTTCGCAGAACATGGCGATGCCTATGCCAAAGATTGCAAGATCTAA